The following proteins are co-located in the Branchiostoma lanceolatum isolate klBraLanc5 chromosome 16, klBraLanc5.hap2, whole genome shotgun sequence genome:
- the LOC136421593 gene encoding matrilin-2-like isoform X4, which translates to MTLPMFALLVLLSTAAAQQASVCPAGYVNFSGTCLKFSSDRKTYPDARDACQQEGAHLVVIKTAALDNFIVDKMKNQYNYPAETWIGMDDLVTHGQFVWDDGSVLSPGDYTHWSPGQPNVDPERCVEIRPQFSYMWNDHMCGELKYYVCQKDIDVDECQSQPCQNGGQCIDGINRYDCQCAAGFAGTNCELMNYCANHQCQNGASCVNQPATNGYVCNCLSGWEGLRCETPSCQNTVSLCGNSPGWPDVSLCSESYVVSACPEFCGRCSCPTDPECKNGGSRGDDPNLFGDDTCDCVCVGSWSGPTCEACSLSCANGGVVDQRTCKCVCADGWDGPTCSDVCADSNVLCGANPGWPTVESCTVEYVQEACHAFCGVCTVADILVETTPVPVIVNPPVPLGSCQAPVDLVFVIDGSGSVGAAEFEKVKAFMKNVVSGFNIGAVKTKVGVIQYSSSVKEEFSLNAHWTNTAVLNAIDNIVYMGGGTQTGTAITYMKDNSQWRPNVAKIAIVVTDGQSGDDVQVPSTQAQTAGITMHAIGVGGNVDQTELSDIASTAQYVTTVADYDALAAQMAQLTASVCDGASNECELPVLQYHTCVQEALSTCYSQTGAREVSRARRSADTPITLRHQAPVVNRRGMLAVVTVTVGVVFVAALAFTFKMKQLTLGKANGSA; encoded by the exons ATGACGCTACCGATGTTCGCACTTTTGGTTCTTCTATCCACCGCTGCCGCCCAACAG GCATCTGTTTGCCCGGCCGGATACGTCAACTTCAGTGGAACGTGCTTAAAGTTCTCCAGCGACAGAAAGACGTACCCAGACGCGCGAGATGCCTGTCAGCAGGAAGGTGCGCACTTGGTCGTCATCAAAACAGCTGCACTGGACAACTTCATCGTCGACAAAATGAAAAACCAGTACAACTACCCGGCCGAAACCTGGATTGGTATGGACGATCTCGTTACGCAT GGACAGTTTGTATGGGATGATGGCAGTGTGCTGTCTCCGGGAGACTACACCCACTGGTCTCCTGGTCAACCCAACGTTGATCCAGAGCGCTGCGTAGAGATCAGGCCACAGTTTAGCTACATGTGGAACGACCATATGTGCGGGGAATTGAAGTACTACGTCTGCCAGAAAG ACATAGACGTAGACGAGTGCCAGTCCCAGCCCTGTCAGAACGGAGGCCAGTGCATCGACGGGATTAACCGCTACGACTGTCAGTGTGCAGCTGGGTTCGCCGGTACCAACTGTGAATTGA TGAACTACTGCGCGAACCACCAGTGCCAGAACGGCGCCTCCTGTGTGAACCAACCAGCTACAAATGGCTACGTTTGCAACTGCCTGTCGGGATGGGAGGGGTTACGCTGTGAAACAC CATCTTGTCAGAACACGGTCAGCCTTTGTGGCAACAGTCCCGGATGGCCTGATGTCAGCCTGTGCTCAGAGAGTTATGTGGTTTCCGCCTGTCCCGAATTCTGTGGCAGATGCA GCTGCCCCACAGATCCTGAATGTAAGAACGGTGGTAGTCGTGGTGACGACCCCAACCTCTTTGGTGACGATACCTGCGACTGTGTATGTGTGGGGTCATGGAGTGGACCTACCTGTGAAG CCTGCTCTCTGTCGTGTGCAAATGGAGGTGTTGTGGACCAACGCACCTGTAAATGCGTCTGCGCTGACGGCTGGGACGGACCTACCTGTTCAG ACGTGTGTGCGGATTCCAACGTTCTCTGTGGAGCTAACCCTGGTTGGCCCACTGTGGAGTCATGCACCGTGGAGTATGTACAGGAAGCCTGTCATGCTTTCTGTGGCGTCTGTA CTGTCGCAGAtattctggtagagactacccccGTACCCGTCATCGTGAACCCACCCGTACCGCTCGGCAGCTGTCAGGCCCCAGTAGATCTCGTGTTCGTCATCGACGGGTCCGGTAGCGTCGGTGCTGCGGAGTTCGAGAAAGTCAAGGCCTTCATGAAGAACGTTGTTTCGGGGTTCAACATTGGTGCAGTCAAAACTAAG GTTGGCGTGATTCAGTACAGCTCTTCTGTGAAAGAGGAGTTCTCCCTGAATGCCCACTGGACCAATACTGCTGTTCTCAACGCCATCGACAACATTGTGTACATGGGAGGTGGCACGCAAACTGGAACAGCCATCACGTACATGAAGGACAACAGTCAATGGAGACCGAACGTTGCCAAAATCGCCATCGTGGTGACTGACGGTCAATCTGGCGACGATGTTCAAG TCCCATCCACCCAGGCGCAGACTGCCGGCATCACCATGCATGCCATTGGTGTTGGAGGAAATGTCGACCAGACCGAGTTGAGCGATATCGCCAGTACCGCACAGTACGTCACCACCGTGGCAGACTACGACGCGCTGGCCGCCCAGATGGCCCAGCTGACCGCCTCTGTTTGTGACG GAGCGTCCAACGAGTGTGAGCTGcctgtgctgcagtaccataccTGTGTGCAAGAGGCGCTCTCCACCTGCTACTCCCAGACCGGTGCACGTGAGGTGAGCAGGGCAAGGAGGAGTGCGGACACGCCCATCACCCTCCGTCACCAAG CCCCTGTGGTGAACCGCCGGGGTATGCTGGCCGTGGTGACCGTCACTGTGGGTGTCGTCTTTGTGGCCGCCTTGGCATTCACCTTCAAGATGAAGCAGCTGACCTTGGGCAAGGCCAACGGCAGTGCCTAG
- the LOC136421593 gene encoding protein jagged-1b-like isoform X3, which produces MTLPMFALLVLLSTAAAQQASVCPAGYVNFSGTCLKFSSDRKTYPDARDACQQEGAHLVVIKTAALDNFIVDKMKNQYNYPAETWIGMDDLVTHGQFVWDDGSVLSPGDYTHWSPGQPNVDPERCVEIRPQFSYMWNDHMCGELKYYVCQKDIDVDECQSQPCQNGGQCIDGINRYDCQCAAGFAGTNCELNIDECQSQPCQNGGQCIDGDNRYDCQCASGFAGTNCELNIDECQSQPCQNGGQCINGDNRYDCQCASGFAGTNCELNIDECQSQPCQNGGQCINGDNRYDCQCAAGFAGTNCELMNYCANHQCQNGASCVNQPATNGYVCNCLSGWEGLRCETPSCQNTVSLCGNSPGWPDVSLCSESYVVSACPEFCGRCSCPTDPECKNGGSRGDDPNLFGDDTCDCVCVGSWSGPTCEACSLSCANGGVVDQRTCKCVCADGWDGPTCSDVCADSNVLCGANPGWPTVESCTVEYVQEACHAFCGVCTVADILVETTPVPVIVNPPVPLGSCQAPVDLVFVIDGSGSVGAAEFEKVKAFMKNVVSGFNIGAVKTKVGVIQYSSSVKEEFSLNAHWTNTAVLNAIDNIVYMGGGTQTGTAITYMKDNSQWRPNVAKIAIVVTDGQSGDDVQVPSTQAQTAGITMHAIGVGGNVDQTELSDIASTAQYVTTVADYDALAAQMAQLTASVCDGASNECELPVLQYHTCVQEALSTCYSQTGAREVSRARRSADTPITLRHQAPVVNRRGMLAVVTVTVGVVFVAALAFTFKMKQLTLGKANGSA; this is translated from the exons ATGACGCTACCGATGTTCGCACTTTTGGTTCTTCTATCCACCGCTGCCGCCCAACAG GCATCTGTTTGCCCGGCCGGATACGTCAACTTCAGTGGAACGTGCTTAAAGTTCTCCAGCGACAGAAAGACGTACCCAGACGCGCGAGATGCCTGTCAGCAGGAAGGTGCGCACTTGGTCGTCATCAAAACAGCTGCACTGGACAACTTCATCGTCGACAAAATGAAAAACCAGTACAACTACCCGGCCGAAACCTGGATTGGTATGGACGATCTCGTTACGCAT GGACAGTTTGTATGGGATGATGGCAGTGTGCTGTCTCCGGGAGACTACACCCACTGGTCTCCTGGTCAACCCAACGTTGATCCAGAGCGCTGCGTAGAGATCAGGCCACAGTTTAGCTACATGTGGAACGACCATATGTGCGGGGAATTGAAGTACTACGTCTGCCAGAAAG ACATAGACGTAGACGAGTGCCAGTCCCAGCCCTGTCAGAACGGAGGCCAGTGCATCGACGGGATTAACCGCTACGACTGTCAGTGTGCAGCTGGGTTCGCCGGTACCAACTGTGAATTGA ACATAGACGAGTGCCAGTCCCAGCCCTGTCAGAACGGAGGCCAGTGCATCGACGGGGATAACCGCTACGACTGCCAGTGTGCGTCTGGGTTCGCCGGCACCAACTGTGAATTGA ACATAGACGAGTGCCAGTCCCAGCCCTGTCAGAACGGAGGCCAGTGCATCAACGGGGATAACCGCTACGACTGCCAGTGTGCGTCTGGGTTCGCCGGCACCAACTGTGAATTGA ACATAGACGAGTGCCAGTCCCAGCCCTGTCAGAACGGAGGCCAGTGCATCAACGGGGATAACCGCTACGACTGCCAGTGTGCAGCTGGGTTCGCCGGCACCAACTGCGAATTGA TGAACTACTGCGCGAACCACCAGTGCCAGAACGGCGCCTCCTGTGTGAACCAACCAGCTACAAATGGCTACGTTTGCAACTGCCTGTCGGGATGGGAGGGGTTACGCTGTGAAACAC CATCTTGTCAGAACACGGTCAGCCTTTGTGGCAACAGTCCCGGATGGCCTGATGTCAGCCTGTGCTCAGAGAGTTATGTGGTTTCCGCCTGTCCCGAATTCTGTGGCAGATGCA GCTGCCCCACAGATCCTGAATGTAAGAACGGTGGTAGTCGTGGTGACGACCCCAACCTCTTTGGTGACGATACCTGCGACTGTGTATGTGTGGGGTCATGGAGTGGACCTACCTGTGAAG CCTGCTCTCTGTCGTGTGCAAATGGAGGTGTTGTGGACCAACGCACCTGTAAATGCGTCTGCGCTGACGGCTGGGACGGACCTACCTGTTCAG ACGTGTGTGCGGATTCCAACGTTCTCTGTGGAGCTAACCCTGGTTGGCCCACTGTGGAGTCATGCACCGTGGAGTATGTACAGGAAGCCTGTCATGCTTTCTGTGGCGTCTGTA CTGTCGCAGAtattctggtagagactacccccGTACCCGTCATCGTGAACCCACCCGTACCGCTCGGCAGCTGTCAGGCCCCAGTAGATCTCGTGTTCGTCATCGACGGGTCCGGTAGCGTCGGTGCTGCGGAGTTCGAGAAAGTCAAGGCCTTCATGAAGAACGTTGTTTCGGGGTTCAACATTGGTGCAGTCAAAACTAAG GTTGGCGTGATTCAGTACAGCTCTTCTGTGAAAGAGGAGTTCTCCCTGAATGCCCACTGGACCAATACTGCTGTTCTCAACGCCATCGACAACATTGTGTACATGGGAGGTGGCACGCAAACTGGAACAGCCATCACGTACATGAAGGACAACAGTCAATGGAGACCGAACGTTGCCAAAATCGCCATCGTGGTGACTGACGGTCAATCTGGCGACGATGTTCAAG TCCCATCCACCCAGGCGCAGACTGCCGGCATCACCATGCATGCCATTGGTGTTGGAGGAAATGTCGACCAGACCGAGTTGAGCGATATCGCCAGTACCGCACAGTACGTCACCACCGTGGCAGACTACGACGCGCTGGCCGCCCAGATGGCCCAGCTGACCGCCTCTGTTTGTGACG GAGCGTCCAACGAGTGTGAGCTGcctgtgctgcagtaccataccTGTGTGCAAGAGGCGCTCTCCACCTGCTACTCCCAGACCGGTGCACGTGAGGTGAGCAGGGCAAGGAGGAGTGCGGACACGCCCATCACCCTCCGTCACCAAG CCCCTGTGGTGAACCGCCGGGGTATGCTGGCCGTGGTGACCGTCACTGTGGGTGTCGTCTTTGTGGCCGCCTTGGCATTCACCTTCAAGATGAAGCAGCTGACCTTGGGCAAGGCCAACGGCAGTGCCTAG
- the LOC136421593 gene encoding protein jagged-1b-like isoform X1 encodes MTLPMFALLVLLSTAAAQQASVCPAGYVNFSGTCLKFSSDRKTYPDARDACQQEGAHLVVIKTAALDNFIVDKMKNQYNYPAETWIGMDDLVTHGQFVWDDGSVLSPGDYTHWSPGQPNVDPERCVEIRPQFSYMWNDHMCGELKYYVCQKDIDVDECQSQPCQNGGQCIDGINRYDCQCAAGFAGTNCELNIDECQSQPCQNGGQCINGDNRYDCQCASGFAGTNCELNIDECQSQPCQNGGQCIDGDNRYDCQCASGFAGTNCELNIDECQSQPCQNGGQCINGDNRYDCQCASGFAGTNCELNIDECQSQPCQNGGQCINGDNRYDCQCAAGFAGTNCELMNYCANHQCQNGASCVNQPATNGYVCNCLSGWEGLRCETPSCQNTVSLCGNSPGWPDVSLCSESYVVSACPEFCGRCSCPTDPECKNGGSRGDDPNLFGDDTCDCVCVGSWSGPTCEACSLSCANGGVVDQRTCKCVCADGWDGPTCSDVCADSNVLCGANPGWPTVESCTVEYVQEACHAFCGVCTVADILVETTPVPVIVNPPVPLGSCQAPVDLVFVIDGSGSVGAAEFEKVKAFMKNVVSGFNIGAVKTKVGVIQYSSSVKEEFSLNAHWTNTAVLNAIDNIVYMGGGTQTGTAITYMKDNSQWRPNVAKIAIVVTDGQSGDDVQVPSTQAQTAGITMHAIGVGGNVDQTELSDIASTAQYVTTVADYDALAAQMAQLTASVCDGASNECELPVLQYHTCVQEALSTCYSQTGAREVSRARRSADTPITLRHQAPVVNRRGMLAVVTVTVGVVFVAALAFTFKMKQLTLGKANGSA; translated from the exons ATGACGCTACCGATGTTCGCACTTTTGGTTCTTCTATCCACCGCTGCCGCCCAACAG GCATCTGTTTGCCCGGCCGGATACGTCAACTTCAGTGGAACGTGCTTAAAGTTCTCCAGCGACAGAAAGACGTACCCAGACGCGCGAGATGCCTGTCAGCAGGAAGGTGCGCACTTGGTCGTCATCAAAACAGCTGCACTGGACAACTTCATCGTCGACAAAATGAAAAACCAGTACAACTACCCGGCCGAAACCTGGATTGGTATGGACGATCTCGTTACGCAT GGACAGTTTGTATGGGATGATGGCAGTGTGCTGTCTCCGGGAGACTACACCCACTGGTCTCCTGGTCAACCCAACGTTGATCCAGAGCGCTGCGTAGAGATCAGGCCACAGTTTAGCTACATGTGGAACGACCATATGTGCGGGGAATTGAAGTACTACGTCTGCCAGAAAG ACATAGACGTAGACGAGTGCCAGTCCCAGCCCTGTCAGAACGGAGGCCAGTGCATCGACGGGATTAACCGCTACGACTGTCAGTGTGCAGCTGGGTTCGCCGGTACCAACTGTGAATTGA ACATAGACGAGTGCCAGTCCCAGCCCTGTCAGAACGGAGGCCAGTGCATCAACGGGGATAACCGCTACGACTGCCAGTGTGCGTCTGGGTTCGCCGGCACCAACTGTGAATTGA ACATAGACGAGTGCCAGTCCCAGCCCTGTCAGAACGGAGGCCAGTGCATCGACGGGGATAACCGCTACGACTGCCAGTGTGCGTCTGGGTTCGCCGGCACCAACTGTGAATTGA ACATAGACGAGTGCCAGTCCCAGCCCTGTCAGAACGGAGGCCAGTGCATCAACGGGGATAACCGCTACGACTGCCAGTGTGCGTCTGGGTTCGCCGGCACCAACTGTGAATTGA ACATAGACGAGTGCCAGTCCCAGCCCTGTCAGAACGGAGGCCAGTGCATCAACGGGGATAACCGCTACGACTGCCAGTGTGCAGCTGGGTTCGCCGGCACCAACTGCGAATTGA TGAACTACTGCGCGAACCACCAGTGCCAGAACGGCGCCTCCTGTGTGAACCAACCAGCTACAAATGGCTACGTTTGCAACTGCCTGTCGGGATGGGAGGGGTTACGCTGTGAAACAC CATCTTGTCAGAACACGGTCAGCCTTTGTGGCAACAGTCCCGGATGGCCTGATGTCAGCCTGTGCTCAGAGAGTTATGTGGTTTCCGCCTGTCCCGAATTCTGTGGCAGATGCA GCTGCCCCACAGATCCTGAATGTAAGAACGGTGGTAGTCGTGGTGACGACCCCAACCTCTTTGGTGACGATACCTGCGACTGTGTATGTGTGGGGTCATGGAGTGGACCTACCTGTGAAG CCTGCTCTCTGTCGTGTGCAAATGGAGGTGTTGTGGACCAACGCACCTGTAAATGCGTCTGCGCTGACGGCTGGGACGGACCTACCTGTTCAG ACGTGTGTGCGGATTCCAACGTTCTCTGTGGAGCTAACCCTGGTTGGCCCACTGTGGAGTCATGCACCGTGGAGTATGTACAGGAAGCCTGTCATGCTTTCTGTGGCGTCTGTA CTGTCGCAGAtattctggtagagactacccccGTACCCGTCATCGTGAACCCACCCGTACCGCTCGGCAGCTGTCAGGCCCCAGTAGATCTCGTGTTCGTCATCGACGGGTCCGGTAGCGTCGGTGCTGCGGAGTTCGAGAAAGTCAAGGCCTTCATGAAGAACGTTGTTTCGGGGTTCAACATTGGTGCAGTCAAAACTAAG GTTGGCGTGATTCAGTACAGCTCTTCTGTGAAAGAGGAGTTCTCCCTGAATGCCCACTGGACCAATACTGCTGTTCTCAACGCCATCGACAACATTGTGTACATGGGAGGTGGCACGCAAACTGGAACAGCCATCACGTACATGAAGGACAACAGTCAATGGAGACCGAACGTTGCCAAAATCGCCATCGTGGTGACTGACGGTCAATCTGGCGACGATGTTCAAG TCCCATCCACCCAGGCGCAGACTGCCGGCATCACCATGCATGCCATTGGTGTTGGAGGAAATGTCGACCAGACCGAGTTGAGCGATATCGCCAGTACCGCACAGTACGTCACCACCGTGGCAGACTACGACGCGCTGGCCGCCCAGATGGCCCAGCTGACCGCCTCTGTTTGTGACG GAGCGTCCAACGAGTGTGAGCTGcctgtgctgcagtaccataccTGTGTGCAAGAGGCGCTCTCCACCTGCTACTCCCAGACCGGTGCACGTGAGGTGAGCAGGGCAAGGAGGAGTGCGGACACGCCCATCACCCTCCGTCACCAAG CCCCTGTGGTGAACCGCCGGGGTATGCTGGCCGTGGTGACCGTCACTGTGGGTGTCGTCTTTGTGGCCGCCTTGGCATTCACCTTCAAGATGAAGCAGCTGACCTTGGGCAAGGCCAACGGCAGTGCCTAG
- the LOC136421593 gene encoding uncharacterized protein isoform X2: protein MTLPMFALLVLLSTAAAQQASVCPAGYVNFSGTCLKFSSDRKTYPDARDACQQEGAHLVVIKTAALDNFIVDKMKNQYNYPAETWIGMDDLVTHGQFVWDDGSVLSPGDYTHWSPGQPNVDPERCVEIRPQFSYMWNDHMCGELKYYVCQKDIDVDECQSQPCQNGGQCIDGINRYDCQCAAGFAGTNCELNIDECQSQPCQNGGQCINGDNRYDCQCASGFAGTNCELNIDECQSQPCQNGGQCIDGDNRYDCQCASGFAGTNCELNIDECQSQPCQNGGQCINGDNRYDCQCASGFAGTNCELMNYCANHQCQNGASCVNQPATNGYVCNCLSGWEGLRCETPSCQNTVSLCGNSPGWPDVSLCSESYVVSACPEFCGRCSCPTDPECKNGGSRGDDPNLFGDDTCDCVCVGSWSGPTCEACSLSCANGGVVDQRTCKCVCADGWDGPTCSDVCADSNVLCGANPGWPTVESCTVEYVQEACHAFCGVCTVADILVETTPVPVIVNPPVPLGSCQAPVDLVFVIDGSGSVGAAEFEKVKAFMKNVVSGFNIGAVKTKVGVIQYSSSVKEEFSLNAHWTNTAVLNAIDNIVYMGGGTQTGTAITYMKDNSQWRPNVAKIAIVVTDGQSGDDVQVPSTQAQTAGITMHAIGVGGNVDQTELSDIASTAQYVTTVADYDALAAQMAQLTASVCDGASNECELPVLQYHTCVQEALSTCYSQTGAREVSRARRSADTPITLRHQAPVVNRRGMLAVVTVTVGVVFVAALAFTFKMKQLTLGKANGSA, encoded by the exons ATGACGCTACCGATGTTCGCACTTTTGGTTCTTCTATCCACCGCTGCCGCCCAACAG GCATCTGTTTGCCCGGCCGGATACGTCAACTTCAGTGGAACGTGCTTAAAGTTCTCCAGCGACAGAAAGACGTACCCAGACGCGCGAGATGCCTGTCAGCAGGAAGGTGCGCACTTGGTCGTCATCAAAACAGCTGCACTGGACAACTTCATCGTCGACAAAATGAAAAACCAGTACAACTACCCGGCCGAAACCTGGATTGGTATGGACGATCTCGTTACGCAT GGACAGTTTGTATGGGATGATGGCAGTGTGCTGTCTCCGGGAGACTACACCCACTGGTCTCCTGGTCAACCCAACGTTGATCCAGAGCGCTGCGTAGAGATCAGGCCACAGTTTAGCTACATGTGGAACGACCATATGTGCGGGGAATTGAAGTACTACGTCTGCCAGAAAG ACATAGACGTAGACGAGTGCCAGTCCCAGCCCTGTCAGAACGGAGGCCAGTGCATCGACGGGATTAACCGCTACGACTGTCAGTGTGCAGCTGGGTTCGCCGGTACCAACTGTGAATTGA ACATAGACGAGTGCCAGTCCCAGCCCTGTCAGAACGGAGGCCAGTGCATCAACGGGGATAACCGCTACGACTGCCAGTGTGCGTCTGGGTTCGCCGGCACCAACTGTGAATTGA ACATAGACGAGTGCCAGTCCCAGCCCTGTCAGAACGGAGGCCAGTGCATCGACGGGGATAACCGCTACGACTGCCAGTGTGCGTCTGGGTTCGCCGGCACCAACTGTGAATTGA ACATAGACGAGTGCCAGTCCCAGCCCTGTCAGAACGGAGGCCAGTGCATCAACGGGGATAACCGCTACGACTGCCAGTGTGCGTCTGGGTTCGCCGGCACCAACTGTGAATTGA TGAACTACTGCGCGAACCACCAGTGCCAGAACGGCGCCTCCTGTGTGAACCAACCAGCTACAAATGGCTACGTTTGCAACTGCCTGTCGGGATGGGAGGGGTTACGCTGTGAAACAC CATCTTGTCAGAACACGGTCAGCCTTTGTGGCAACAGTCCCGGATGGCCTGATGTCAGCCTGTGCTCAGAGAGTTATGTGGTTTCCGCCTGTCCCGAATTCTGTGGCAGATGCA GCTGCCCCACAGATCCTGAATGTAAGAACGGTGGTAGTCGTGGTGACGACCCCAACCTCTTTGGTGACGATACCTGCGACTGTGTATGTGTGGGGTCATGGAGTGGACCTACCTGTGAAG CCTGCTCTCTGTCGTGTGCAAATGGAGGTGTTGTGGACCAACGCACCTGTAAATGCGTCTGCGCTGACGGCTGGGACGGACCTACCTGTTCAG ACGTGTGTGCGGATTCCAACGTTCTCTGTGGAGCTAACCCTGGTTGGCCCACTGTGGAGTCATGCACCGTGGAGTATGTACAGGAAGCCTGTCATGCTTTCTGTGGCGTCTGTA CTGTCGCAGAtattctggtagagactacccccGTACCCGTCATCGTGAACCCACCCGTACCGCTCGGCAGCTGTCAGGCCCCAGTAGATCTCGTGTTCGTCATCGACGGGTCCGGTAGCGTCGGTGCTGCGGAGTTCGAGAAAGTCAAGGCCTTCATGAAGAACGTTGTTTCGGGGTTCAACATTGGTGCAGTCAAAACTAAG GTTGGCGTGATTCAGTACAGCTCTTCTGTGAAAGAGGAGTTCTCCCTGAATGCCCACTGGACCAATACTGCTGTTCTCAACGCCATCGACAACATTGTGTACATGGGAGGTGGCACGCAAACTGGAACAGCCATCACGTACATGAAGGACAACAGTCAATGGAGACCGAACGTTGCCAAAATCGCCATCGTGGTGACTGACGGTCAATCTGGCGACGATGTTCAAG TCCCATCCACCCAGGCGCAGACTGCCGGCATCACCATGCATGCCATTGGTGTTGGAGGAAATGTCGACCAGACCGAGTTGAGCGATATCGCCAGTACCGCACAGTACGTCACCACCGTGGCAGACTACGACGCGCTGGCCGCCCAGATGGCCCAGCTGACCGCCTCTGTTTGTGACG GAGCGTCCAACGAGTGTGAGCTGcctgtgctgcagtaccataccTGTGTGCAAGAGGCGCTCTCCACCTGCTACTCCCAGACCGGTGCACGTGAGGTGAGCAGGGCAAGGAGGAGTGCGGACACGCCCATCACCCTCCGTCACCAAG CCCCTGTGGTGAACCGCCGGGGTATGCTGGCCGTGGTGACCGTCACTGTGGGTGTCGTCTTTGTGGCCGCCTTGGCATTCACCTTCAAGATGAAGCAGCTGACCTTGGGCAAGGCCAACGGCAGTGCCTAG